The Mesorhizobium sp. M3A.F.Ca.ET.080.04.2.1 genome contains the following window.
ACGCCGTAGCGGTCGGCGAGCGCGACGATGTCCTTCAGCACGGCCTCCCGGCGGCGATGCGAGACCGTGTCGCGCAGCTCATCGCGACCGACCCGCGCGACACGAGCATCTTGACCGGGGCGCCGGTGACGGCGGCGATGGCAAGCGCCAGCTCGGCGCCGCGGCGGGCGACCGAGGTGCCGTTGACCGGCACCAGGATGCGGCCTGACCGGGGGCCGAGCCTCGGCATGTGCCGGCCGGCGCCGGCCGGCTTCAGCACCAGGCAGAGCGGGCCGTCGAAGGCGCCGGCGACGTCGTTCAGCCGGCGCGAGAAGCTGCCCTTGGAGGTCACGGCGCGGCCGAGACCGATGAGCAGCATGCCGTAGCCCTTGCGCGCCTCCTTGGCGACGGTCTCGGGCGAGAGCTGGACCTCGTGGCGGCGGCGGGTCAGCGGCGCCTCGCGCACCGGTTCCTCGTTGGCCTGCTTTGCCGCCTCGCGTCCCTCCTCAGCGCCCTTCTCCACTTCGTCGAGATGCGCCGCCTCGCCAGGGTCGGCTTCGCTTTCGCCGCTGGCATGCAGCACCGTCGTCGGCTTGCCGGCGCCGATCACGCCGGCAAGGTAGGCGGCGAAGCGGCCGACCACGCCCTCGTCGACCACCACCAGCAGCCGCTCCAGACTGGCGATGAAGCCGCGCTGGTCGATCTCCTCGCGCTCCAGCCGCTTCTTCTCCAGCTCGCCCATCGGCAGGCGCCCCAGCGCCCAGCGCAGCGTCGGCGGCATGGCCAAAGTGGTGATGACGGCCATGGTGACGATCATGGTGAAGAGGTTGTGCGAGAGCACGCCGATCGACAGGCCGATCGAGGCGACGATCACCTCGGTCGAGCCGCGCGCGTTCATGCCGCAGCCGACGGCGATGCCCTCGGCGCGAGTCATGCCGGCGGCCTCGGCGCCGATGAAGGCGCCGCCGAACTTGCCGATGCTGGCGATCGCTACAAGCGCCAGCGTGAGCAGCGCCAGCTGCGGATCCATCAACACGGTGAGGTCGGCCGAAAGACCGGCAACGCCGAAGAACACCGGCATGAAGAGCGCGGTGATCACCCCGCGCAGCTGGCCCTCGATGTGACGCGACAGGATCGGCGACTCGCCGACCAATATGCCGGCGACGAAGGCGCCGAGCACGGTGTGGACGCCGATCAGGTCGGTGATCAGCGCCATCGCGCCCATGATGGCGAGGATGACGGTGACGACCGCATATTCCGAGCGAAACGTATCGTTGGTCCAGCGGATGGCATCGAAGACGATGCGGCGGCCGAGGGTGAAGGAAAAACCCATGAAGGCGGCAACGCCGGCCAGCGTGAAGGCGAGGCCGCCCAGCTCGATGCGGCCATGCGTGGCGATGCCGATGGTGATGGCGATGATCACCCAGCCGATCGTGTCCTCGATGATGGCGGAGGAGACGATGATCTGACCGAGGTCGCGGCGCATGAAGTTCATCTCGCGCACCACCATGGCGACGATCTTGACCGAGGAGATCGACAGCGCGGTGCCGAGGAACAGGCCGGCGACGATGCGCTCGCTGCCGGTGGCGAGCAGGGAGGCCGGCATGAACTGCGCCGCCACGAAGCCGAGCCCGAACGGCACGGCAACGCCGGTGGCGGAAATGGAGAAGCAGGCGCGGCCGACGCGGCGCACCAGCCGAAGATCCGTCTCCATGCCGGTGAGCAGCAGCAGCATCAGCACGCCGAGCTGGGCGATGGCGTTGATCATCGATTTCTGCGCGGCATCGCCGGCAAACACCAGCCGCTCGGCCGCCGGCCACAGCCAGCCGAGCAGCGAGGGTCCGAGCAGGATGCCGCCGATCAGCTGCCCCATCACCGCCGGCTGTCCGAGCCGCTCCAGCAATTCGCCGATGCCGCGGCCGACAAGCAGCAACAGGATGATCTCCAGGACGAAGATGCCCTCGCTCGACATCCCTTTCTTCTCGGCCGCCCAGGCGACTGCCGGCATGAGCGCGAGTACGGCGGCCGCAAGCGCGAGCGTCCATCGCCGATTGAGCATGAAGGACAATATCTGCACCCCTCGATTATGCCCCGCCATAACGGTTTCGCACATGCATCGGCTGCAGCGCAATCTCCCCTCTCGAGGGGGGAGATGTCGCCGAAGGCGACAGAGCGGGTCGCCGCGCGTTGAGCGCCGGCGCTTTCTACAGGCCGAGCCCAGTCGAACCGACCCCCTCTGCCCTGCCGGGCATCTCCCCTCAAGGAGGGAGATCGCCACAATTCGATTCAAATACCACCGCCCATCTTTGCTTCCCGGTAAAGCGACTCGCGCATGTTTCGCGCACGGCGGGCGATAAGGAGAAGCTAATGAAGAGCGACTTTGCCGCTGCGCACCTGCACCTCGACAGGGCCTGCCATTATCTGCGCGGCGACGATGAAACCAGCCGCGCCGCGCTCGAGGCGCTGGACCTCGTGATCGAGGCGGTGGCGGCCGCCCAATACTCCCGGCCCGAGGCCGAGGTGCTGCCGTTTCCGAGGGGAGCGAAGCGGGAAATGCCGCCCATGGCATCCTGACCTATCCGCCTGAAAGGGCGGAAACATTTTAGCCGGCCACACATTGTGCTATAAGGGGTGTGGCCGGCTGGCCGGCCTTGCGTTCGGGAGGCGCATGGCGGGGATGTCCCAGGTCCACAACGTCAAGCCAGTGGAGACCGGCGCGGCGCCGCGCGGCTCCGATGCGTTCGCGCTGAAGCTGACCTCCTCCGAATTCGCAACCACCATGTCGCATTTCCATCGCGCCGAAATCGCGCGCATGGCCGGCTGGCGCGACCGACTCGACCGCACCAGCAACTGGGCGATCACCGTGGTGGCGGCGATGCTTTCGGTGTCGCTGTCGACGCCGAACGCCCATCACGGCGTGCTCCTCTTCGCCATGCTCTTGATCACGCTGCTGTTGTGGATCGAGGCGCGGCGCTACCGCTTCTTCGACGTCTATCGCGCCAGGGTGCGCCAGTTCGAGCGCTATTATTTCGCGCAGATCTTCTCGCCGCAGCCGGACTATGCCTCCAACTGGCTGGCCATCGTCGGCGAAGGCCTGCGCTCGCCGCGCTTCCTCATCTCGCAGCGCGCGGCGCTGATCAGGCGGCTGCGGCGCAACTACATCTTCATGTACACGATCCTGATGCTTGCCTGGGTGCTGAAGATCACCACGCCAAGCCTGACGCATGACGGTGCGCCCGTCGGCTTCGGCGCCTCGCTGCTCGATACGCTGAAGGTGGCGACGCTCGGTCCCATTCCCGGTGCCGTCGTGGTATGCGCCGTCCTGGCCTTCTATCTGGCGATGGTTGCCGCCGCCTTCCTGGTCCGCGCCGACGACGGCGAGCTCTCGCACGGCAACGTGCATGTGTAAGGACGCTGCCGCCGCGCTCACAGTCCCGGCGGCCTGACGAAGCCGTCGGTCAGACGCGCCAGCGCCTTGGCGGCTGCCAGCAGCTTCATGTCCGAGTGGCGGCGGCCGACGAGCTGGGCGCCGATCGGCAGGCCCTCCCGGTCGAGGCCGATCGGAATGACGACGGCCGGATGTCCTGTCAAGTTGAAGCGACAGGCATGGGCGAGCGCGCTCCAGTAAGGCGTCTCGACACCATCGACGGGGATCGGCGCTCCCGTCTCGCGATGGCGGAAGGCGGTGCACATCATTGCCGGGCAGACGAGAACGTCCCAGTCGTCGAAGAAGCGCTCCCAGGCGAGGATGAATTCATCGCGCCGGTTGAGCGCGGCGAGATAGGCCGGCAGCGACGGCGAGGCCTCGCCCGGCGACCGGAAGGCCTGCGAGTACCAGGTGATGAAATCGGAGAACAGCGCCCGCTCGGCGGCGAAGTCATGGCCCGGCAAGGCCTGCGCCACGCGCGCGCCGCCAATGGCGGCAGCGTCGGCGAAGCCGGCGATCGCGTCGGCGATGTCGATCGCGACCGGGACGCCGGGAAAGGTCGCCGCCCAGGCGATCCGCA
Protein-coding sequences here:
- a CDS encoding cation:proton antiporter, coding for MCETVMAGHNRGVQILSFMLNRRWTLALAAAVLALMPAVAWAAEKKGMSSEGIFVLEIILLLLVGRGIGELLERLGQPAVMGQLIGGILLGPSLLGWLWPAAERLVFAGDAAQKSMINAIAQLGVLMLLLLTGMETDLRLVRRVGRACFSISATGVAVPFGLGFVAAQFMPASLLATGSERIVAGLFLGTALSISSVKIVAMVVREMNFMRRDLGQIIVSSAIIEDTIGWVIIAITIGIATHGRIELGGLAFTLAGVAAFMGFSFTLGRRIVFDAIRWTNDTFRSEYAVVTVILAIMGAMALITDLIGVHTVLGAFVAGILVGESPILSRHIEGQLRGVITALFMPVFFGVAGLSADLTVLMDPQLALLTLALVAIASIGKFGGAFIGAEAAGMTRAEGIAVGCGMNARGSTEVIVASIGLSIGVLSHNLFTMIVTMAVITTLAMPPTLRWALGRLPMGELEKKRLEREEIDQRGFIASLERLLVVVDEGVVGRFAAYLAGVIGAGKPTTVLHASGESEADPGEAAHLDEVEKGAEEGREAAKQANEEPVREAPLTRRRHEVQLSPETVAKEARKGYGMLLIGLGRAVTSKGSFSRRLNDVAGAFDGPLCLVLKPAGAGRHMPRLGPRSGRILVPVNGTSVARRGAELALAIAAVTGAPVKMLVSRGSVAMSCATRSRIAAGRPC
- a CDS encoding DUF2270 domain-containing protein; protein product: MAGMSQVHNVKPVETGAAPRGSDAFALKLTSSEFATTMSHFHRAEIARMAGWRDRLDRTSNWAITVVAAMLSVSLSTPNAHHGVLLFAMLLITLLLWIEARRYRFFDVYRARVRQFERYYFAQIFSPQPDYASNWLAIVGEGLRSPRFLISQRAALIRRLRRNYIFMYTILMLAWVLKITTPSLTHDGAPVGFGASLLDTLKVATLGPIPGAVVVCAVLAFYLAMVAAAFLVRADDGELSHGNVHV